The genomic stretch AAGAAACGATCATATGACCGAGTGAAGCTTCATTTGGCCAAGCAATTTTGCCAGCTTCCCCACTTGCCCTTCCCAAAAGGAACACCTAAATTCGTCCCCAGGAATAAGTTTATCCAATACGTGGATAACTACGTGTCCCACTTCGGGATAACGCCGCGCTATGGGCGGAGCGTGGAGTCGGCCGTATTCAATGAAGGTATTGGAAAATGGTGCGTGACGGTGAGGAAgagggagttggaggaggaggttTATTGTGGGGTGTTTCTGGTGGTGGCAACAGGAGAAAATAGTGAAGGTTTTACTCCTCTGATAGAAGGGTTGGAGAGCTTTGAAGGGGTTTGCATGCATTCGAGCTCGTACGTGAATGGGGTTGAGTTTGATGGGAAAAGCGTATTGGTTGTTGGTTGTGGGAATTCGGGGATGGAGATTGCTTATGACTTGGCCAATTCCAATGCCAACACTGCCATCTGTGTTCGTAACCCGGTATATATATAGTAATTTCACTCCActtgtttaatataaaaatatatatgtatagtttTATTACTTCATTTGGTTAAGAGAACTCAAATCACTGTTCACATGTGGCGTTAATTAATTTTGACCAGAAGAAATTAAAATTTTCTGTCTGTTGAAGTTTCTTTATCTAGAGCCTACAATTTAGACACTAGACACTCATTtgaaatttcaaaaaataaatgagTAAATAGTAATTCTTTTCGATTATTCATTCATTCATTTCCTTTTTAACTGATTTTTTGTTAAATAATGTGATTAAATTTTAGTTTGATGAAGACAATTTggtttatatattaattaattacgTATACATTCAGGTACACATTCTCACCAAAGAAATTGTGTTTGTGGCAATGTTGCTATTGCATTTTCTTCCATTGAAATTAGTGGACAAGATGGTTGTGGCTTATAGCAAATTAAAGCATGGAAAATTATCCAAATGGGGTCTCCCAACCCCCAAGAATGGACCATTTTTTCTCAAAGCCACAACTGGCAGAACCCCCACCATTGATGTAGGCTGCGTAGATAAAATCAAGACCGGAGAAATCAAGGTATAATCTCTaaatttagtattattattattcattatattatataatatatgatGAGTATAACAATGATCTTCTCCATAGGTTTTCCCTTCCATAACTAGCATTGAGGGCAacaaaatagaatttgaaaatggTAAGATCAAGAGCTTCGATGCTATAATATTCGCTACTGGCTATAGAAGCACTGTCCAAAACTGGCTCAAGGTAATATTATGTCAACTAttctatataatatataatttatatttatctGCAGAATAAATTAACATATATATTTaagtattattaattaattaatgcatGTGTATACAGGAGAAAGGACACTATTTGTTCAATAAGAATGGAATGCCCATAGAAAATTTCCCAAATCACTGGAAAGGCAAAATGGATGTATACAGTGCTGGATTTGCGAGACGAGGACTGTCGGGTATATCTGATGATGCTCAAAATATAGCCAACGATATTAGTATGGCGTTCaacaaatattaattataaaaatttatacATTCAAATACGTGTACTTACGTAATCgagaggaatttttttttctttctttttgttttgaaaaCAAGTCATTTTTCTATTACTCTACTTTTTCGGGCAAAATTTAGCATTGCCTTATTTATTTATGTGAAAAATACACTCGttatatattgtttttattttattttttatatggaATTTTTAATCtgttaatatttttatgatttttttatttttaaatatatagtttttagATTCCTAATCCTATATAAACTAAtaaataaatcataattttttttatataattaaattttgtaaaatttaaaatttaattatttaaaatatcatgtattatataattttgtttataattttaatttgagAAATTTAGTAACATTGTCCGTACAGCCACATTTTTATACCATATTTATAAAAATTTCCCATTAATTATTCATAGTAGTGGACCTAATTTTAGTTGATGGTATAGAAACCTCATCTAGCATGCATCAGTCATTATTGAATATTATGTTGCCTAATTTTAAGAATTGGAGTAGGGTAGagatgttatattttatttttctttttcttttttttaaatatatattcaatGTTACTAGTtcattttttcacaaaaataagtaaataaataaataaataacgttTGACATCTACACattattaacaaaaataaatcacttcctttaaaacaaaacaaaaatacatcacaatattaattatttttctttcaattttgttACGGTGCCTCAGGTATCAAAGAGTAAGTTTGAATAATAAATACCACTGAAcatgtaataaatatatatctctttatgtaatttgttattaatttATAATGATTTCTATTAGGAGTGTTCGCAGCGTCTCTAAGTTTACActtatcgccaaataatttaataattaaatattataataaaatttcaGTAAACAATCTAGTTAAGTTTcatacaacaaactaataaagtTTAGCAATACAATAAAATACAATAAACTAATAAAATTtcaccaaataataataatacaacaaACTAAAATAATTTCATCAAATACAATAAATTAGGAAtcaataataataactttaactTTCAGCGAGAAAATATGTACAGTAATACtttgtaataataaaaaataacaataataaatgaATTATTTACCAGAATAAAAATGTACAATGGTTTCTATCTACTCTAATATTGAACTCATATCTAATGACATAGAAGAAGTTCTCAATCAGTTTTTGTTACATATCAAAGCCTGTAAACCACGGTATGACTTTTTGAAGAACATACTATATTATAAATTATACAGAGAAAACAAAACACACTAAGCACTTAAAATGATACATATAAATTAAAACAATAACTTTCCAACATATTCTTGATGTTAAAAAAAACAACCCAAAAAGAAACAACACTCTTACACTTATAAGAAGACTTCCATAAATCTTTTGACAAAACAACTTAAAAGCTTCCCTGTTGCAACTTGCAAAGAGAGGGATAAAGAGAATGATGTTGAGACTGAATTTCGAAGACCGAAGAGGGAGAAAGAGGGTGACGGTGAGATTGAGTGTGAGGCAAACGTACGATGAGGGTGAGGACGAGGAAAGAATGTCGAAAGTGGCGAAAAAGGAGAAAAATTAGGCTCAGGTTAGGGCATCTCCAGCCCTACTTCAAATctcactttatttttattttttaacaaaaaaaattctccAAATAAACTTCAACTTTATCTTTAAAATGAAGTTAGATTGATTTTGGCTATATTAATGAAGGGACACTATTCATTTAAAGTCAatgttaaaatatctaaaatacccctcataattatctttaattactGTCGacagtgaaatctcgtcaacgaaattagatcggaaaactcaaaggtaagtatggagatatttagataagaacttataatgaacttatggaaggataaacatagatcaacaatggagtaaaaattatatattacttAATAGCCTCAGCATACAATGAATTCCCCCCCCCCTGCtggaggg from Humulus lupulus chromosome 5, drHumLupu1.1, whole genome shotgun sequence encodes the following:
- the LOC133780514 gene encoding probable indole-3-pyruvate monooxygenase YUCCA11, which translates into the protein MEQAEVIIVGAGPAGLATSACLRRHNISNIVLEREDCSASLWKKRSYDRVKLHLAKQFCQLPHLPFPKGTPKFVPRNKFIQYVDNYVSHFGITPRYGRSVESAVFNEGIGKWCVTVRKRELEEEVYCGVFLVVATGENSEGFTPLIEGLESFEGVCMHSSSYVNGVEFDGKSVLVVGCGNSGMEIAYDLANSNANTAICVRNPVHILTKEIVFVAMLLLHFLPLKLVDKMVVAYSKLKHGKLSKWGLPTPKNGPFFLKATTGRTPTIDVGCVDKIKTGEIKVFPSITSIEGNKIEFENGKIKSFDAIIFATGYRSTVQNWLKEKGHYLFNKNGMPIENFPNHWKGKMDVYSAGFARRGLSGISDDAQNIANDISMAFNKY